A genomic region of Methanothermobacter sp. CaT2 contains the following coding sequences:
- the purD gene encoding phosphoribosylamine--glycine ligase: protein MKILVVGTGAREHAICSALADEATIYSVMGNRNPGISRLAREFTVAPEVDTEGVVRFASEKGVDMAFIGPEAPLEAGLVDALEEAGIPSVGPTRDAARIETDKSFMRKLFEDYRIPGSITYRVFSDPEELREFMEDFDSEAVVKPVGLTGGKGVKIVGEHLRDNMEALKYATEVIEKRIGGHPSVVIEERVVGEEFTVQAFSDGEHIVPMPAVQDHPHAYEGDQGPITGGMGSYSDSDGLLPFLTQKDYEDAVEIMQRTVDAIRKETGPYRGILYGQFMLSADGPKLIEYNARFGDPEAMNVLPLLESSMLEICEGIVDGNLKSASFMNLATVCKYLVPEGYPESGVAGAEIKVDEKKIEDMGVITYYAAVNQEDDHIYTSSSRALALVAPADDIYSAEELCEEATAHVKGRLYHRRDIGTRELVEKRIKHMEDLRS, encoded by the coding sequence ATGAAAATACTTGTTGTGGGAACAGGAGCAAGGGAACATGCCATATGCAGTGCACTGGCAGATGAAGCAACCATATACTCTGTGATGGGTAACAGAAACCCGGGTATATCAAGGCTCGCCAGGGAATTCACTGTTGCTCCTGAAGTTGACACCGAAGGGGTGGTCAGGTTCGCATCAGAGAAGGGAGTTGACATGGCATTCATAGGGCCGGAGGCCCCCCTTGAGGCTGGACTGGTGGACGCCCTTGAGGAGGCAGGTATACCCTCGGTGGGACCCACCAGGGATGCAGCCCGCATCGAAACAGATAAATCATTCATGCGCAAACTCTTTGAGGATTACAGAATACCGGGGTCAATAACCTACCGGGTCTTCAGTGACCCTGAGGAGCTACGTGAATTCATGGAAGACTTTGACAGTGAGGCAGTTGTAAAGCCAGTCGGCCTCACAGGAGGAAAGGGCGTCAAGATAGTTGGAGAACACCTCAGGGATAACATGGAGGCCCTCAAATACGCAACAGAGGTCATTGAGAAAAGGATAGGCGGTCATCCCAGTGTGGTGATAGAGGAGCGGGTTGTTGGAGAGGAATTCACTGTACAGGCCTTCTCCGACGGTGAACACATAGTGCCAATGCCAGCAGTCCAGGACCACCCCCACGCCTATGAGGGCGACCAGGGCCCCATAACAGGAGGGATGGGATCATATTCTGACTCAGACGGGCTTCTTCCATTCCTGACACAGAAGGACTATGAAGACGCCGTGGAAATAATGCAGAGGACGGTTGATGCCATAAGGAAGGAGACAGGGCCCTACAGGGGCATACTTTATGGTCAGTTCATGCTCTCTGCAGATGGTCCGAAACTCATAGAGTACAATGCACGATTCGGTGACCCTGAGGCAATGAACGTGCTCCCATTACTTGAATCCAGCATGCTGGAAATATGTGAGGGTATAGTGGATGGAAACCTTAAATCAGCAAGTTTCATGAACCTTGCAACGGTCTGCAAGTATCTGGTACCTGAGGGCTACCCTGAATCAGGTGTTGCCGGCGCCGAGATAAAGGTTGACGAGAAGAAGATAGAGGATATGGGCGTCATAACCTATTATGCGGCTGTGAACCAGGAGGATGATCACATATACACATCATCATCCCGTGCACTTGCACTCGTGGCCCCTGCAGATGACATATACTCTGCAGAGGAGCTCTGTGAGGAAGCAACGGCCCATGTGAAGGGAAGGCTCTACCACAGGAGGGATATAGGTACCAGGGAACTCGTTGAGAAGAGGATTAAACATATGGAGGACCTGCGGTCCTGA